The proteins below are encoded in one region of Syntrophotalea carbinolica DSM 2380:
- a CDS encoding (2Fe-2S) ferredoxin domain-containing protein: MTKINSLADLQEKAEKLQAAKTKTMNEKVIVRVSLATCSIASGGKELMAAMKEECAAQGIANVVFKQVGCQTYCYAEPTVEITLPGREPVTFGYVKGDKAKELVQKYIKSGELVEGVISTNYERVVF, encoded by the coding sequence ATGACCAAGATTAATTCTCTGGCGGATCTGCAGGAAAAAGCTGAAAAACTGCAGGCTGCGAAAACAAAAACTATGAACGAAAAGGTAATCGTCAGGGTATCTCTGGCTACCTGCAGTATCGCTTCGGGCGGCAAAGAGCTTATGGCAGCCATGAAAGAAGAGTGTGCCGCCCAGGGCATCGCCAATGTCGTGTTTAAGCAGGTGGGTTGCCAGACGTACTGCTACGCCGAACCCACCGTTGAGATCACTCTACCCGGCAGGGAGCCTGTGACCTTCGGCTATGTCAAAGGCGACAAGGCTAAAGAACTGGTGCAGAAATACATCAAAAGCGGCGAACTGGTCGAAGGTGTCATTTCGACCAACTACGAGCGCGTTGTTTTTTAA
- a CDS encoding DUF2201 family putative metallopeptidase: MEKSSKLAKAIARTVLDHPFFATLLLRMRIYEDANTKTACTNGREIRYNPQFVDSLHVDQVVFVLAHLVMHVAHFHPLRRGGRNLGKFNKAGDYAINGILKDAGLSMLPGALYKKEFANLAAEQIYERLPGSAREEEHAGTGREDEEGYRDDPGGCGGFEDAGNEYGKPLSRAEREREEAEITIAIQQAAQAAKAQGKLPASLERLVNESVHAILDWREMLRSFIDRTGRNDYSWKQPNRRHIAKGIYLPSFCSNGLKPLVVAVDTSGSIGQSELNQFQAELNDILQSYPSTVSVVYCDSDITGTQIFTPDQYPVELNATGFGGTDLCPPFEWVSKNVPDAGCIIYLTDLRGNSPDIDPGIPTLWVSTIGDRDIPSHYYPKFGQIATLE, encoded by the coding sequence ATGGAAAAATCCTCAAAGCTGGCAAAAGCGATTGCGAGGACGGTGCTCGATCACCCTTTTTTCGCTACATTGCTGCTCCGTATGCGGATTTATGAGGATGCAAACACCAAAACCGCCTGTACCAACGGAAGGGAAATCCGATACAACCCGCAGTTTGTCGACTCTTTGCACGTCGATCAGGTGGTGTTTGTTCTGGCCCATCTGGTTATGCATGTTGCCCATTTTCATCCGTTGAGGAGGGGAGGGCGAAATCTCGGCAAATTCAATAAAGCCGGTGATTACGCTATAAACGGAATCCTTAAGGATGCAGGTCTCAGCATGTTGCCTGGCGCTTTATATAAAAAAGAATTCGCCAATCTTGCCGCAGAGCAAATTTATGAACGCCTGCCCGGATCTGCGCGCGAGGAGGAACACGCGGGAACCGGTCGAGAGGACGAAGAAGGTTATCGGGATGATCCCGGTGGATGCGGCGGTTTCGAAGATGCCGGGAACGAATACGGCAAACCGCTGTCAAGGGCAGAGAGGGAACGCGAAGAAGCGGAAATTACCATTGCGATACAGCAAGCTGCCCAGGCCGCAAAAGCTCAGGGGAAATTGCCGGCTTCCCTTGAACGTCTGGTGAACGAAAGTGTTCATGCTATTCTCGATTGGCGGGAAATGCTGAGAAGTTTTATCGATCGTACGGGCCGCAACGATTATTCGTGGAAACAACCGAACCGGCGCCACATTGCCAAGGGGATCTATCTTCCGAGTTTTTGCTCAAACGGGCTCAAACCTCTTGTTGTTGCCGTGGATACTTCCGGCTCGATCGGGCAGAGCGAGTTGAATCAATTTCAGGCCGAACTGAACGATATCCTTCAAAGTTATCCTTCCACTGTCAGTGTGGTCTATTGCGATAGCGACATAACCGGAACGCAGATCTTTACCCCGGATCAATATCCTGTGGAGTTGAATGCGACAGGGTTCGGAGGTACCGATTTGTGTCCGCCTTTTGAGTGGGTCTCTAAAAACGTGCCCGATGCCGGTTGCATAATTTACCTGACAGACCTGCGGGGAAACAGTCCGGACATCGATCCCGGTATTCCAACTCTGTGGGTCTCCACCATCGGTGACCGGGATATCCCATCGCACTATTATCCAAAGTTCGGGCAAATCGCCACCCTTGAATAA
- a CDS encoding complex I 24 kDa subunit family protein: protein MQTGSTCQKSGECRIPDRATLPATLYRQLADFVATLPTKEGHLVTVLHKAQSLFGYLPKEVQEFVADHMEVSLAQVYGVVSFYTFFTMIPKGKHPISVCMGTACFVKGADKVVDAFKNQLGVTVSEVTRDGKFSIDCLRCVGACALAPVVLVGEKVYANVTPDQVKDIIADFD from the coding sequence ATGCAAACAGGATCAACATGTCAGAAAAGCGGGGAATGCAGAATTCCGGATCGTGCCACGTTGCCGGCAACGCTGTATCGGCAGCTTGCGGATTTCGTAGCTACGCTGCCCACCAAGGAAGGCCATCTGGTAACGGTTCTCCACAAAGCCCAGAGTCTGTTCGGCTACCTGCCTAAAGAAGTGCAGGAGTTCGTCGCCGATCATATGGAAGTATCACTTGCCCAGGTTTACGGTGTTGTCAGCTTCTACACCTTCTTCACCATGATCCCCAAAGGCAAGCATCCCATCTCCGTCTGCATGGGTACCGCCTGCTTCGTTAAAGGTGCTGATAAGGTTGTTGACGCCTTCAAAAACCAGCTTGGTGTTACGGTAAGCGAAGTGACCAGAGATGGTAAGTTCTCCATCGACTGTCTGCGCTGCGTTGGTGCCTGTGCCTTGGCACCGGTTGTTCTGGTCGGAGAAAAGGTCTATGCCAATGTCACGCCTGACCAGGTTAAAGACATTATTGCTGACTTCGATTAA
- a CDS encoding AAA family ATPase: protein MESSVTVKPSLAITILKSGLHVNVPMFLWGPPGIGKSQIVAQVAADLRLPLIDIRAVLLDPVDLRGVPSVDNSVTRWNPPDFLPTEGEGVLFLDELSQAPESVQSSLLQLVLDRKLGEYCLPDGWRILAAGNRVMDGSFSRKISKALGSRFATHLELAVDLDEWCAWAVDNDVPVEISSFLRLRPELLHSFDAKAQGNSFPCPRVWANVGKFLGTLPYEAELPFFAGALGFGAAAEFTSFLGICRDLPDIDAIMCSPDDAEIPGEPSVLYALCGAMSRKINSENVSRAFRYMKRLPTEFQVVWLRDALRAESKLAGTDEFADWAKVNGDLLI, encoded by the coding sequence ATGGAGTCCTCGGTTACGGTCAAACCTTCTCTGGCCATCACCATTCTCAAGAGCGGACTACACGTTAACGTTCCGATGTTTCTATGGGGACCACCTGGGATAGGTAAATCCCAAATTGTTGCGCAAGTAGCTGCGGATTTGCGCTTACCTTTAATCGATATACGTGCCGTTCTTCTTGATCCCGTCGATTTGCGGGGTGTTCCTTCCGTTGATAACAGCGTCACACGATGGAATCCTCCGGACTTCTTGCCAACAGAAGGGGAGGGGGTACTTTTCCTCGATGAACTGTCCCAGGCGCCCGAATCTGTTCAGAGTTCGTTGTTGCAGCTTGTCCTTGATCGTAAGCTAGGCGAATACTGCCTACCCGATGGATGGAGAATACTGGCTGCAGGAAACAGGGTAATGGACGGCTCTTTTAGCAGGAAAATCAGCAAAGCCCTGGGTTCCCGTTTTGCCACTCACTTGGAATTAGCCGTGGATCTTGATGAATGGTGTGCTTGGGCGGTTGATAACGATGTTCCGGTAGAGATTAGCAGTTTTTTGCGTCTACGCCCTGAATTGCTTCATTCCTTTGATGCCAAGGCCCAGGGGAATTCTTTCCCGTGTCCGCGGGTATGGGCGAATGTCGGTAAATTTCTGGGAACATTGCCTTATGAAGCGGAGTTGCCTTTTTTTGCAGGCGCATTAGGTTTTGGCGCGGCTGCTGAATTCACCTCTTTTTTAGGAATATGCCGGGACCTTCCGGATATAGATGCCATTATGTGCAGTCCGGATGATGCTGAAATTCCCGGAGAGCCTTCAGTGCTCTATGCCTTATGTGGAGCCATGAGCCGGAAAATAAATTCAGAGAATGTTTCACGGGCCTTCCGCTATATGAAACGCTTGCCGACCGAATTTCAGGTCGTTTGGTTGCGCGATGCTCTACGTGCCGAGTCCAAGCTTGCCGGAACCGACGAATTTGCCGATTGGGCCAAAGTTAACGGCGATCTTTTGATCTGA
- a CDS encoding PLP-dependent aminotransferase family protein, translating into MDKTLLYQAVCKKIQEMIGKGTFRQGERIPSIRVLSREMKISPNTVMAAYAQLENMGLIEARPQSGFYVKPQALSHGIKRSGGLLRENLKPKQVVLEDTTLQVMNTISNQMLLPLGIGMPNPDKLPIEKLTRMLASESKRFGIQSISYADVQGIPRLRTQIAKRSFLAGCSLGADDIIITSGCIEAITLALQCVCRQGDTIAIGTPVHPAFLKFIQWMGLKILEIPSCPAEGINLDVLSYTIKQNHVSACIVIANFNNPLGSLMPEEKKQELVSLLERNNIPLIEDDIYGDLAFGKARPNALKAYEQKGLVLHCSSFSKTLAPGYRVGWIAPGKFMQKLMQRKSLSNIATASPTQLAIAEFLVNGGYDSYLRKVRRTYAKQIDSVIEVIGLYFPGGTIASRPRGGYNLWVELPEGYDTYKLYEIALQNGISIAPGMIFTLKKNFRHCFRINASYWSNRVEHGVEFLGKAVKDCKV; encoded by the coding sequence ATGGACAAAACGCTGCTATACCAGGCTGTCTGCAAGAAAATTCAGGAAATGATCGGAAAGGGTACATTTCGCCAGGGTGAGCGGATACCGTCCATAAGGGTTCTCAGCAGAGAAATGAAAATCAGTCCCAATACCGTCATGGCGGCCTATGCGCAACTGGAAAACATGGGGCTGATCGAAGCCCGCCCTCAATCCGGTTTTTATGTCAAGCCCCAAGCCTTATCCCACGGGATTAAACGCTCCGGTGGCCTTCTACGGGAAAACCTGAAACCGAAACAGGTTGTTCTTGAGGACACAACGCTACAGGTGATGAACACCATTTCCAATCAAATGCTCTTACCTCTGGGCATCGGCATGCCCAATCCCGATAAGTTACCCATCGAAAAACTCACCAGGATGCTCGCTTCGGAATCAAAACGCTTTGGAATCCAGAGTATTTCCTATGCAGATGTCCAAGGGATCCCCCGATTGCGCACCCAGATTGCAAAACGCTCCTTTCTCGCGGGATGTTCCTTGGGAGCAGACGACATCATTATTACTTCGGGGTGCATAGAGGCAATCACTCTCGCCCTTCAGTGTGTGTGTCGACAGGGAGACACAATAGCCATCGGAACTCCCGTTCATCCCGCTTTTCTCAAGTTCATACAATGGATGGGATTGAAAATATTGGAAATCCCATCCTGCCCAGCCGAAGGTATCAACCTTGATGTTCTCAGTTATACCATCAAGCAAAATCACGTTTCGGCCTGCATCGTAATTGCAAATTTCAATAACCCGCTGGGCAGCCTCATGCCCGAAGAAAAAAAACAGGAGCTTGTCTCCCTCCTTGAAAGAAATAACATCCCCCTGATTGAGGATGATATTTACGGAGATTTAGCATTCGGAAAAGCCCGCCCCAACGCTTTGAAAGCCTATGAGCAAAAGGGCCTTGTGCTACACTGCTCTTCTTTCTCCAAGACCCTTGCCCCGGGGTATAGGGTTGGCTGGATAGCACCGGGAAAATTTATGCAGAAACTGATGCAGCGCAAATCTCTATCCAATATTGCGACGGCATCGCCGACCCAACTTGCCATTGCCGAGTTCCTGGTGAACGGTGGGTATGATTCTTATCTGAGGAAGGTCAGACGGACCTATGCCAAGCAAATAGATAGCGTTATAGAAGTCATCGGACTTTATTTTCCAGGAGGTACAATAGCGAGTCGTCCCCGGGGAGGTTACAATCTCTGGGTCGAGTTACCTGAAGGTTATGACACATACAAACTCTACGAGATAGCATTGCAAAATGGCATCAGCATCGCTCCTGGAATGATTTTCACCCTTAAAAAGAACTTCCGTCATTGCTTTCGCATAAACGCTTCCTATTGGTCAAATAGAGTGGAACACGGGGTTGAGTTCCTCGGAAAAGCGGTAAAGGACTGTAAAGTTTGA